The following DNA comes from Miscanthus floridulus cultivar M001 chromosome 5, ASM1932011v1, whole genome shotgun sequence.
caccaccaccgccactctactcttctactactacaaccaccaccaccaccccctattactactactaccaccacaaccacctactatactactactaccaccaccaccaccacaaccacctactactactctactgaactctacttctactaaaacatactaccactgctactctactactCACCTATGGTGTCGGGGGCTGGGAGGGCGTTGGGGTCGGCCGAGGCACGACGGGGATGGGGAGAGGATGGCCGCGGCAGTTGGGGGCGCACCGAGGATGGCCGGGGTCGTGCCGAGAGGGCCGGGGCGCAGGCCGCGGGGTTGGAGCGGCGGGCGTGGGGCAGCGAGCGCTGGCGGGCCACGGTGTCTGGGGCGGCCGGTGGAGGCATGCCAGTGTGGGTGGGCCGGCGGGCGAAGGTGATGGGGGCACGCCGGCTGGGGCGCGCCGCCGTGCGCGGGCGGCGGAGCGGCGGGGGCTCATCGGCGGGGTGGGGCGAGCAGGGGCGCATCGGCGGGCATGTGCGGGGCAGGGCGGGAcggatatcacatgtggagatgtcctggtttgtaagcatcatacgtgataacgtgcaccaaaccttcttaaaattttatcacatcctccacatacgatatcatgacatctcgacaagttacatgattttcggacttcgtttgcattttatagaatttaaaaacaattcgtccgcaagttcgtggtcatgtttcgtgaacaagatgtttgaaatttcgggtccattcctagatacggcctcacactacactcaataccatgaatatcattttttgaatcattaaattccattattcgatgcacgtgcagttcaaatttgcattttctgaaaaaaatca
Coding sequences within:
- the LOC136454453 gene encoding classical arabinogalactan protein 9-like, with the protein product MRPCSPHPADEPPPLRRPRTAARPSRRAPITFARRPTHTGMPPPAAPDTVARQRSLPHARRSNPAACAPALSARPRPSSVRPQLPRPSSPHPRRASADPNALPAPDTIGD